A section of the Rhizomicrobium sp. genome encodes:
- a CDS encoding AraC family transcriptional regulator, protein MSEPDFLAEVLAYIEAHRDEPLTVAELAAVAGFSPYHFSRLFTARFGESVMGYVRLCRLQAAALRLTGDAPPPLAALAFDCGFESQEAFTRAFRRRYGVPPGQFKRDALRQPKKETVMSAAAKVEMLPDLVPRGAFAVAGVGALFTDENKSGIPGLWPRLIRVLPLPGQADARTYGVCRMEDKAEGILRYIAGVEVAGDAPLPDGFERIGLDAHSYAVFRLTLDGTPLHPQMQAAMGKIWGELLPRSGFKTVPAPDFELYPSDFEPMRKGSHVDMYIAVAA, encoded by the coding sequence ATGTCCGAACCCGACTTCCTGGCCGAAGTCCTCGCCTATATCGAGGCCCATCGCGACGAGCCCCTGACGGTGGCGGAGCTGGCGGCCGTCGCCGGCTTCTCGCCCTACCATTTCTCGCGCCTGTTCACCGCGCGCTTCGGGGAAAGCGTGATGGGCTATGTCCGGCTCTGCCGGCTCCAGGCTGCGGCGCTGCGCCTGACCGGCGACGCGCCGCCGCCGCTGGCCGCGCTCGCCTTCGATTGCGGCTTCGAGAGCCAGGAAGCCTTCACCCGCGCCTTCCGCCGCCGCTATGGCGTGCCGCCCGGCCAGTTCAAGCGCGACGCCCTCAGGCAACCGAAAAAGGAGACCGTCATGTCCGCCGCCGCAAAGGTCGAAATGCTCCCGGATCTCGTGCCGCGCGGCGCCTTCGCCGTCGCCGGGGTCGGCGCGCTGTTCACCGACGAGAACAAGAGCGGCATCCCCGGCCTCTGGCCGCGCCTCATCCGCGTCCTGCCGCTTCCCGGCCAGGCCGATGCGCGCACCTATGGCGTGTGCAGGATGGAGGACAAGGCGGAAGGCATCCTCAGATACATCGCGGGCGTGGAGGTGGCGGGCGACGCGCCGCTGCCGGACGGGTTCGAGCGCATCGGCCTCGACGCGCACAGCTACGCCGTCTTCCGCCTGACGCTGGACGGAACGCCCCTGCATCCGCAGATGCAGGCCGCGATGGGAAAGATATGGGGCGAGCTTCTGCCGCGCTCCGGCTTCAAGACCGTGCCCGCGCCGGACTTCGAACTCTATCCCTCCGACTTCGAGCCGATGCGCAAGGGCTCCCATGTCGACATGTATATCGCCGTCGCGGCGTGA